Within Legionella birminghamensis, the genomic segment GCTGAACCTGTTATTGATGTTAAGTTTCAATTAAAAAAAGATAGTCAGAAATATATAATTGATTATATTCTGTCTTATAGTAAATTGGACTGCAAAGAGCTTGCTCAAATACTTGAATCTAGTCCCTTGGTGCTAAGCCAAGTACTTGCTGGAAAAAAATTCTTAAGAACAGAAAATGCGCGCAATTTATTTCAATATTTCACTATAATGATTGGAGTTTAGTTTATAGTCTTTCTTTTTCCTCGAGCTTGTCCTGAAGGTATTAGGGTAAAACTACTTAACCAGAACATAGCTAACTTAACTATAATATAATGAGTATATTTTTTTATACAGATTATGTTTAGTTTTTTTATATTGAATTCCATATGGATCAATTTAGTAAAGAAATAAGAAGTAAAATAATGAGCAGAATTAGATCCAAAAATACTGCTCCTGAGATTTTTATCCGCCATATTTTACATAATATGGGCCTAAGATATAGATTGCATGTTAAAAAATTACCAGGAAAACCCGATATATTTTTCAAGAAGTATAACGCCGTTATTTTCTATAATGGATGTTTTTGGCATGGGCATTATTGTAAACAATCACATATACCTAAAACAAATAAGAAATACTGGTATGATAAAATCTCAAAGAATAAATTGCGGGATCAAGAGAACATTCAAAAGTTATTAGATCTAAATTTTCGTGTACTTGTAATCTGGGGCTGTACCCATCGTGGTAAAGGAAAAACTGCTATAAATGACCTAGCTCAGCAAGTTTACAAGTGGATAAAATCAAATGAAAGATACAATGAGCTCCCCTTTATTTAAATACATATCTTCAATTTAAATTATCCATGCTGTAAAAAAATTTATTTTTAGGAAATTTAATAGAGTTATTGTCAAATCTGGTGTATGCCCATTAGGCGGCCACTCTGTTTGACTGCTCATTAACTTGCACTCCGTTTACAAATTTCACATTATTAACAACTAATGTTAATAGGTTAAACCCTCTAATTTTAATCCATCGTTTTTGAGCCACTTCCATGAGCTTAAAGACCATTGCCAGGGTGGTGTCTCTGGAGCCACAGTTTCTGGACTTATTAGTCCTCAGACGCACTGTAGCGAAGGCAGATTCAATGGGATTGGTTGTCCGTATGTGAATCCAGTGTTCGGCCGGAAAATCGTAGAAGGCCAACAGTTCCTCTTTGTCCTTGGCCAGGCACTCCATCGCTTTTGGGTACTTAGCGCTGTAAAGCTCCACCGTATTATCAAACGCCTTATAGGCCTCTTCTTTGGTCGATGCCATCCAAATCTCATGCAAAGCGGCCTTTACCTTTGGCTGCATCGATTTGGGTAGCTTGTTTAATACATTCGCTGTTTTGTGCACCCAGCACCGCTGTTGCCGTGTTTCAGGGTAAATGGCTCCAAGGGCACTCCAGAATCCCAATGCCCCATCCCCCACGGCTAACTTCGGAGCCGTTGGAAGGCCTCGTTGGCGCAGGTCAGTAAGCACCTCACTCCAGCTCGCTGCGGACTCTCGATACCCATCATTAACCGCTACAAGCTCTTTTACCCCGCTCTCAGTAACACCAATGATGACTAGAAGGCACACCTTGTCATCCATGCGAACCTTGCTGTAAATACCATCAGCCCACCAATAAACATAGCGTTTGTCGCTTAAATCCTGGCGTTGCCACTCTTTGTGTTCATCAAGCCATTTTTCTTTTAATCGCGACACTGTATTGGCTGACAGTCCGCGCGCACTCTCGCCAACTAACGCGGATAAGGCTTCTGTATAATCTCCTGTTGATAACCCTTTTAAATACAGCCAAGGAATGAGTTCTTCCATGCTCTTCGTCCGTCTCAAGTAGGGCGGCAACAACTGACTGCTAAAATGAATACCTGAACCGCTACGATCTCGTACCTTCGGGACTTGAACCTCTACTTCTCCTATCCCCGTCTGAAGCTGTCTCGCGGGGAGATAACCATTCCTGACTACTGCTGGACGACCATCCAGTAAACGCACGTCTGAGTACGCTGAGAGCATCTCTGATAGTTCGGCCTCAACCGCTTTCCTTATCAACTCTTTTGCTCCTTGTCTCAACACCTCCGTTAACGGGTCTTCAAAGCCCTTGGCTACCGCTGGTGTCGATGACTGCTTTAGATTACAATCCTTCATGGCGTATCTCCTTTGTTGATTTGTGTTCCGACAAGAACAAGCAACAGAATACGCCACCTAATTTATTTTGTCATACACCACTTTCGACTATAACTCTCCATAATGGAGTTCCATTCCATCCCTTATTTATCGTACCATTGACTCTATAGACTGTTAAAACAAGGGTAGAATTAAAAGTATCTCCAATTTTCCGATCTGTGGGGGATAGTAGGGTACCAGTATTTTTACCAATATCACGATTTCTTCGTACTATTAGAATTGGATCTACTTTGTCTTTTTCCAATAGAGAATCGATACAATTAATGTAAGTGTCTTTAGGCCAATCTTCGCCAATCTCGGATTCTAATAACTTAATAATATCTTTTAGAAGAGCAATATCTACCTTATGAAATTCTTCTTTTTCATCAAAACAAGTTAATAAATTATCAATCATCAATAAGTTATTTGATGTTGGATAACTAGGAAAATGGTTAACCCCTCCAGCTATAATATTCAAACTATCTTTTTCAATTACATTCGCCCGCGTTGGCTTAATGTTTTTTGGATAAATTAATTGCAAATCACTAGAATTATGGTTTTCTATATACTCAATCATTGCATTATTAGCTTGATTTAGCTCTGAAAACATTTTAAACAAGCTTGGCGGAATAAAAACTCGTACTAAACCAGGATCCCTATCGTAACCAAATGCTCGACAGTGCTGCCAAAATGTATCTGCCTGAGGTGTTTTTGATTTTCTACAATAATAAGTTGTGTGTAAGTTTGGAAATGTGACGCCTCTTCCTAATGTGTTTCCACCAATAACAATATTAATACCTTTATTAAGGTCTACTGTAACGTTGGATCGAGAGTTCATAGTAACAATGTTTATTTTATTTTGTTCTAAAATACTATGAATATACTTATAACATTTTTCAAAATCTGTTATATCGGGTTTTGTTTTATATAAGTCAAGCCAAGCGTTTTTCAGGCTTGATTTAAAATTATGGTCATTTCTGAGATCATAAAGTAATAAGTTAAGCGTTTCACCAATGCGATCCGCGATAGTTTCATGATCTGCAATACTAACGCTCGGATGTATCAAAAAGTTTGATGAATCCCTAAATCCTGAAATTTCAAAATGAGCGGCAACAATTAAAAAACTCGAAATGGCATTTTGCATCCCCTCGGGTATATGATTTTCCTCTTCTTTTAAAACTGCTAGCTCATCCTCTTCCGTAAACCTAATTGAATAAGGAATTTGCCTTTCAGCATATGGCTCGCTTAAATTGTAAAAAAAGTCCCCTCCAAGATAACCTTCTCCTGGTTGAAAATATTGAATAAAATCAGGCTTATGAGTAGAGTTATTTGATTGAAGTAAGATTGATTGGGGTGTGGCTGTGACTTGTAAATAGAAACTGCTATTAGATAAATCAACAATTTCGTTTATTCTTTTGTTTATAGTACTTTGATCTTCTTGATTAATTTTAGTATTCAAACTAGCTGCATCTGCTTCATCGTCAACAATAAAAATAGGTCGTCCTCGAGCGAATTTAGAAGAAGAAATTAAATTTTTCCATGTCTCAAGAACACGTGTATTTTTTTTCAAGACTATGACTGTAGGCTTTCTTAAAGCATTTGTTAAATACCGTATGTCATCTGATTCATCACATACACAAAAAGTATCTAAAAAATCTAATGTTCTTGTGAATGTTTGCTTTTGCAACTGCACATTATCTGACGTTAAAATAATAAATAACTCAAAGTCATGATCCGCAGCAGCAGCAATAACTCCTAACATCTGCCCTGTTTTGCCACTTTGTACATTTCCAAGCAATAGACCAAATTTATGATTTAGGAAGTCAAAAGTTTCAACCTGCTCAGTTATTAATTTATCAACTGTCTCAGCAATTGATTGAGCAATTTTAGCAGAAGATCTCGACTCAATTAGTTTAATGTATTCTTTAAAATGCACATCTATTCTCTGTTGGGTTCAAAATCAAGGTACCAAAGGCGTAAATCCTTTGTTGGCGTCATAGAAATAAAGTTTCTACCATATTCTTCCAAAACTTTGTTTGTTAAAAGCTGACCAATGTTAAGTACACCAGCATTTTCCAATCTACCTTTTATCCATTTTCCAAGAATCTTAAGATCTCCATCCGATCTTAAATTTTTGCTGTTAGTACCACTTATTTTACAACAAAACTGGTATCCATCATCAGTAATCACATCAATAACACTTACGGAGTCTGGATAACCTGCTTTAGGATACCAATCTAAATCAGTTATTTTTTTTGGTACTATTAATTCGACCTCATACCATGGCCTTCTCCGAATAATCCTTGTAGAGGAATTTTCTCTTCCTTTACCGAAGTATGCATTTAGATTGCTTTTTGAAGCCTTATCCTCAGCTGTTTTGAGAGGAATATTAATGGATTTTCCATAATCAAGATTTGATTGAATTTTTTTTAAATGATTTTGTTCTTCTATTTTTATTACACCTGTCATGTCCTCCATCAAATTATTGGTTTTTTTAAATGTCTTAATTTCCAAATCTGGTGATGATAATTCTGGAGATATATTAATTAATGTATTTATAAATTGACTTAAATCATCATTAATCTTTATATCATCAACAAGCAAATCAAGCTCATATTGTCTAATAATTTGATGTTTAAGAATGTTGTTTAAGTTTGAAGAACCTATTATAGTCTTTTTAACACCATTTGAATTTAAAAAAGAGTATACTTTTCCATGATAAGGAAAACTAGTGAGTAATTTGACAGAGCCTAAAGAATTTTCTTTCAAAAATTTTTCAATATCTTTTGCTGCAGCAAATTGTGAATAAGTAAAGTTGTCAAAATAATGCATTCCAATTACTAAGTTACAATATGGGCCTCCATTTTTTGTAACTATATCCATTAGTTCAACAAGAGCTGATTCCGATATATACCCAACTGCAATATTCAGCTGTTTTGCCTCACCTATTAGCTGATGAAATGTATCGTTAAAACGTTTATGTGTAGTTTTAATAGGGGGAAAATTTGATGCTAATAATTCCATAATATCACTTTAGTCAACTTCAACTCTTTGAATTGCATTAAGGTTCTGATCATACTTAAGCCTATCTTTTATATTCAATTTAGTAAGATAATCACCCAACTCAAACAAGTCAGTTCTAGAATAGTTTTGGGTAAATAAAGGCTTCAAAGCTTTAGCTACAGCATGTACTCCTACTGGAGGAACAGCATTCCCTATCTGGCGCCTAACTTCAGCAATGCTGCCAATAAAGTGAAAGTCATCAGGAAAAGACTGCAGTCTAGCTCTCTCACGATTTGTAAGTGGCCGGGGCTCAGGATAATGATATCCCCAAGTACCACCACCTCCTGCAGCAATTATAGTTTTAGAAGGCTCACTTCTATGTATTCTTCGATATACATGACTAATCATTCCTTTTACATATAACGGATGGTTTTTAGGTATATCTGTAAAATTTCCCCCTTCAGGAATAAGTTTAAGCATTTCAATTGTTTTGGATTTAGAGTTCATTATCTCGTTATTGTCTCTAACCTTCTCAACATCTTTAAGTGCCTTACCCGCGGTTACGTAAGGAATCCTTCCTATTCCATGTGTTGGTTCTGGATGACAAAAATCAAATCCAGTATCTTTACGGATGCCAACAATTAGTACTCTTTCCCTAAACTGAGGTACACCATATTCTGCAAAATTATATAGCTGGATTTTGACTAAATATCCGGGAGAAATATTTTCAAAGTCTTTAATAATAGTCTCGATCGCTTTATTTTTATTTGCGCTTAAAAGACCTTTTACATTTTCAGCCACAAAGGCCTTAGGTTTCTTGGCATCTACAAATCTGAGAAAACTCTTATAAAGATTTCCTCTTTCACCATTGAGACCCGGCCTTTTCCAAATCATTGAAAAATCTTGGCAAGGAAAACCTCCTAAAATTAAATCACAATCAGGTATGATCTTATCATTATAAGGGTCAATTTCTTCAATATCGCCCTGATACATTACATCACCAAAATTATGTGTAAAAGTTTTTGCAGCCCATAAATCAATATCATTTGCCCATAAAGTTTGGTACCCGACTTGATGAAAACCTAAATCAAGTCCACCACAACCAGAAAACAAAGAAATAATTCTAGGTTTTCCTATTTCATTATTGTTCTTTTTCATATCGTATCAATTACCAAAATTGAGGAGCTTTTTATTAAAGAATATTGACTCTATTTCTATTCAAAATGATTTCAATGGAGTGTCATTGTGCCATGTAAATTAATAAAAAACACATTTTAAGTTTTCAAATGTCTCATCATGTTAACGGCAGTTCCAATTATAGAACCATTTGAATCTGAATTAATCTGTATGCTAGCCCAGTCCTCATTAAGTGCTATTAATTCATACTGCTGAGTAGCTTTAGATGCCGATAATTGCTTATATTTCCGGATAATCACTTCTTGCTCATCTTCAATCAGGGCAACCACAAAATCACCAGGCTTAGCGTTTGTATCAGGATCTACGATGACAACATCATTAATCCGAAACTCAGGCATCATGCTTTCATCCTTAATTCGCAGAGCAAAAGGAGTTTTTCCAATATTGTCACTGACCGTTGAACTGACAGGGATAAATTCGACTTTATTATCAACTTCCTCTTTGATTTTCTGGATGAAAGCAGCTGGATCAATTGCTTGTTTGTAATCTAAGACAGGAATTAATGCCCCCATGCCAAGAGATTTTGTCATCTTCCCTTCGCGGTTATCGGTTAAGCACATCAAATAAGAAGCTGAAACTTCAAGTGCATTAGCCAGCAATTTAATTTCTGTTGGACCAGGAGTGCGGTCCCCTCTTTCATAATTATTAATACGAGAAATTTTCAGCTCACTTGTCAACTCAGCCAATGCTTTTCTCGTCAATCCCTTGGCCTTTCTTTCATTCATGATTCTTTGGCCGATTTTCTCTTTGATGTTCATACCTATTCCACGGTGTTTGGTTAATAAATTAATCCATTTATATATTGACTATAACTCAATTTGTGTTATTTTGAGATTTATTAACTACTCGTTTTGAGTATTTAAGCACATTTAGAGCTATTTAACGCCTTAAGTTCTCAAAATGGTACCACAAGTTTCCTAGGGCGCTAAGACTTTTAGTTAAGGAATAACGGATTATTTATGTACTTTACAGTGAATGACAAGGAATTGGATGCGCTCTGCGGGCTTTCATATATCCAGCAAATTACTTACTTAAGAGGGATTCGACCCTACATGGATCGCAATACTTTCATAGTAGGGATTAAGCGTCGTATCAGTTACCAATCGCTGGCTGAGGTACTTTATATTGAACCCCATCAAGGCATTACAGAATCTGGAAGTCCTAGCCGTCAGCAAATTCGAAGAGCCGTTAAAGGGCTTGAACGCTCAGGTCTTATTATCATTCAGTCTTTCGATAAACATCTTATTTTAAAATGTCTATTGGCGGATATCAGTTATTGTGTCCAAAATAAACCCGGCACAAACCCGACACAGCAAGCCGACACAAAGTCGCATGCAAAACTCCCTATAAATACAGGATATTCTGAGGGTATAGGAGCAAAAGCAGACACAGATGAAACCCTAAAAGCCGACACACCTCTAATAAAAGAAAATAATTATATTTATTTATTACAACGTTTTGACCATTTCTGGCGTATGTACCCCGAGAAAAAGTCACGTGAACGTGCCTTTGAAATCTTTAAACAAATCAATCCAGATGAGCCTTTGCTGCAAAGCATGCTGCAATCCCTCGATCAACAAATCAAAACCCGTATAGCAAAAGAAGCCCATGGGGAATGGGTTCCAGCATGGAAATTTCCAGCTAACTGGTTGTCTCAAAAATGTTGGGAAGATGAAGTCAAAGTCGAATTAACGCAGGAGAAAAGGAATGAGAAGTGCGGCACAAATACTAAGAGCGGAGCCATTGATCCATTCTGGAACCCGGAATCAGGAGACGCAGCAATCACCGATGAAGACGAATACAAGCAGTCAAACGTCATCAACCTGCAATGTTACCGACAGTAGAAAAAAGTGTATTGAAAACTTGTTTACCCGCTTTGCAGTTTACTACGGGCATTTGTGGCGCAGTCAGTTCAAGAGTGATGGTTTTTTGGAATTTGCCAAGAAGGAGTGGTTGGAGGGCTTAAGCCAATTCAGTGATGAGATTTTGAATCAGGTCATTATTGATTGCCGCGATCATTGCGAAATGCCTCCGACCCTGCCGCAATTGATTGGCTTTTGTCGTGATATCAAAAGACGAAGTGCTTTTTATGTCACATCAGAAAAATATCAACCAGCCAGTAAAGAAGTGGTTGAAGAGAATATCAGGCAGTGCAAGGCCTATTTATTTAAATAACAGAAGGAGACGAATTATGTTGGTTTTAACTAGAAAAATTGGGGAATCAGTTGTTATCAGTGAGGAAGTTTACTGCACTGTAGTGGGTTATCGTGATGGTGAAGTTCGCCTTGCTTTCGATGCCCCTCAATCAATCCCGGTTCACCGCGATGAAATTCAACGTCGTATCAATCGTGAGCGCCAAAATGATAGTTGGTTTAGTGGAAAAAGAGAAAACAAAGGATGCGTTGTTGATCGGTTAATCAGCAAATTCAAACATGGAATAAAACCTTTTAAAAATCATCAATAGCTAATGAACTATTTACGGACCAATAGCATGAGAGAAGAAAAAGAACAAAACTTAACTGTGAAAGACCGAGCCATTGAAAAGCTAAGGCGCGATTTAGGCGATTTGATTGAAAATGCGTTATACGATCAAAAAACCGTTGAAATCATGCTCAATGCAGACGGCAAACTTTGGCAGGAAAGACTTGGAGAAACCATGCGTTGTATAGGCAGTATCAATGACGCGCGTGCTGAATCCATTATTAAAACTATTGCCGGCTTTCATGGTAAGGAGGTAACACGTTTTAATCCAATATTAGAAGGTGAGCTGCCATTGGATGGTTCGCGTTTTGCAGGGCAGCTGCCACCAGTGGTATCAAAACCAACCTTTGCGATTCGTAAAAAAGCAATTTCGGTTTTTACACTGGATGACTATGTAAAATCAGGAATTATGACAGAAGCACAATGTGCGGTGATTAAGAAGGCTGTTATTGCACATCGAAACATTCTAGTCATTGGCGGCACAGGTTCTGGTAAAACTACTTTAGTAAACGCCATTATCAATGAAATGGTTTGTAGCTCACCAACCGAGCGTGTCTTCATCATTGAAGATACTGGTGAAATTCAATGTGCTGCTGAGAACTGCGTTCAATATCACACCACCATTGATGTCAATATGACCCAGCTTTTGAAAACCACGCTTAGGATGAGGCCAGACCGAATCCTGGTTGGTGAAGTTAGAGGCAGTGAAGCACTGGATTTACTTGATGCCTGGAATACGGGTCATGAGGGTGGTGCTGCTACTTTGCATGCCAATAACTGCCTTGCAGGACTTCATCGTTTGAAATCACTTATTACCCGTAACCCCGCAGCGCCTACTGAAATTGAACCTTTGATTGGTGAGACGGTTCATTGTGTCGTGCATATCGCAAGAACCCCTCAAGGACGCAGAGTTGAAGAAATCATATCGGTTAAAGGATATGAAAACGGTCATTACAACATCGAACAACTTATTTAAGGAGAATATGAATGAACCAAGCAGTCAATATAAATTATCGAAGTCTATGGATGATGGGAGCGATTGTTTTATTGCTTCTGTTTATAACAGATCCCGCATGTGCTTCTAGTGCAGGTGGAGGTTTACCTTTTGACTCCTATCTAACCAAAATACAAAAATCCATTACCGGCCCATTTGCCTTTACTGCTGCGATTATTGGTTTAGTTGGCGCAGGAGCCACGCTGATTTTTGGTGGTGAAATGAATGGTTTTTTGCGAACCCTTCTCTTTATTGTGTTGGTGCTTTCATTCCTGGTTGCTGCACAAAATACCATGACAGCGATTACAGGCAAGGGAGCTGAAATTGCTAAACCCTCAGTTTTAACGAGCGCTATGGAGTCGCAGCCATGAGTCTTCGCACCATTCCTATACGCAGATGTGGTAACCGCCCAAGCCTTTTTATGGGTGGTGACCGCGAGCTGGTTATGTTCTCAGGTTTACTCTCAGCAATCTTGGTATTCGCAGCTCAGGATTGGCTTGCCGCTATTTTTGGTTTTGCCCTTTGGTTTTTATCTTTAAAAGGTCTAAGGCTTATGGCAAAGGCTGATCCTTATATGAGAGCAGTTTATCTGAGACAAAGAGGCTATCAGGCCTATTATCCAGCACGTTCAACCCCTTTTCGTAATAATAAAGGGGGGTATTTATGATTGAGTTCATTACCTTTTTGATCAGTATTACTGGGTTGTTGCTATTAGGTATTTTGTTTAGCGCAGCTCAAATGAAAAGTCGTAAACACCATGTCAAAAAACATCGAAGTCATACTGCAGGATTGGTTGATTTACTAAATTATGCGGCAGTTGTCGATGATGGCGTAATTATCGGTAAAAATGGATCGTTTATGGCAGCCTGGCTTTATCAAGGTGAAGATATAGCCAATACTACCGATGAAGCGCGTGAAATGATGGCTTTTCGAATCAATCAGGCAATGTCCTCTATGGGTAATGGCTGGATGATTCATGTAGATGCCATTAGACGTGCTGCTCCAAGTTACAGTGAGTGCAGTGCTTCATACTTTCCCGATCATGTGTCGAAGGCTGTTGACGAAGAAAGAAGACAATACTTTGAAAGTATTGGTGCTTTGTATGAAGGTTATTTTGTTATCACCCTAACCTGGTATCCACCTGTATTGGCCCAAAAGCGTTTTGTCGAATTGATGTTTGATGATTCAGGTGAGAAATTAAACCACAAAGAAAAAACGCATCAATTGATTGAAACATTCAAGCAATCATGCAGAAACTTTGAGTCTCGTATGAGTGCTGCACTTCACCTGGAAAGGCTAGGCTCAGAAATACTCATCAATGAAAACCATAAAGTTACTCAAGATAACTTTTTAAGACACATCCAATATTGTGTCACGGGAATTAACCATCCCGTTAATCTGCCTAAAAATCCAATTTATCTGGATGCACTCATAGGCGGTCAGGAATTAATTCCAGGTATAACACCCAAAATTGGCCGAAAGTTCATTCAGTGTGTTGCTATTGAAGGATTCCCCATGGAGTCTTACCCAGGTATTTTAACGCTGTTGACTCAATTACCTGTGGAATATCGCTGGAACTCTCGCTTCATATTCATGGATCCTCATGAAGCTGTAGCTCATTTCACGAAATTCCGTAAAAAGTGGAAACAAAAGGTCAGAGGATTTTTTGACCAAATGTTTAATACCAGCTCCGGTATCGTTGATGAAGATGCACTCAGCATGGTTAATGACGCGCAGGCAGCTATTGCCGAAACCAATTCAGGAATGGTGGGTCAGGGCTATTATACCTCGGTTGTGGTGTTAATGGACGAGGATAGAGCGAACGTTGAGAAAGCAGCCCTATTTATCGAAAAGAATATCAATGCCTTAGGCTTTAGCGCACGGACAGAAACCATTAATACCATGGATGCCTTTATGGGTAGCCTGCCTGGTCATGGTATTGAAAATATCAGACGGCCTCTGATGAATACCATGAATCTGGCTGACTTGTTGCCAACATCCAGCATTTGGACAGGTGAAAATAAAGCGCCTTGCCCACTGTTTCCCCCTCAATCACCGCCTTTGCTGCACTGTGTCACTAGCGGTAATGCACCATTTCGTTTGAATCTTCATGTCAGAGACTTAGGCCATGGCATTATGTTTGGTCCAACGCGCTCTGGTAAATCAACCCATCTTGGTTTATTGGCATTGTCCTGGCGTCGATATAAAGATGCGCGTATTTATTCTTTTGATAAAGGCATGTCTATGTATCCAACCTGTAAGGCAACAGGTGGGGAGCATTTCACCATCGCAGGTAAAGACTCACGCCTTGCCTTTGCGCCATTGCAGTTTTTAGAATCTAAAGCAGATCGGGCTTGGGCTATGGAGTGGATTGATACCATTCTAGCTTTGAATGGTTTGAATACCACACCAGCTCAGCGCAATGAAATCGGCCATGCCATTCTAAGCATGCACCAAAGTGGCTCTAAAACCTTATCTGAATTTGTGATGACGATTCAGGATGAACCCATTAGAGAAACGTTAAAGCAGTACACCATAGATGGTTTGATGGGGCATTTATTAGATGCAGAAAGTGATGGGCTTGGTCTGTCTTCCTTTATGACCTTTGAAATCGAGCATTTAATGGGCTTGGGTGAAAAATTTGCATTGCCTGTATTGCTTTATCTCTTTAGGCGAATTGAAACCTCATTAGATGGTCGCCCCACCTTAATCTTGCTTGATGAAGCCTGGTTAATGCTGGCGCATCCTGTGTTTAAAAACAAGATTGCTGAATGGCTTGATTCCATGGCTAAGAAAAACTGTGTGGTGTTTATGGCAACACAACATTTATCTCATGCAGCCAACTCGGGGATTTTAGATATTATTGTTGAATCAACTGCCACCAAAATCTTTTTACCCAATCTGTATGCAAGAGATCCTGAAACCCGCCTCATTTATGAGCGCATGGGCTTAAATCCACGTCAGATAGACATCATAGCCGCAGCCGTTCCCAAACGTGATTACTACTATGTCAGTGAAAAAGGACAGCGACTTTATCAATTGGCATTAGGTCCTTATGCCTTAGCGTTTGTGGGTGCAACAGATCCCGATTCGATTGCGCGTATGAAGCAATTAGAATCGAAGTATGAAGATGAGTGGGTCTCTCAATGGCTTTCAGAAAAAGGTATTCCTTTGGCTCAGTACGGAGAAGCAGCATGAAAAAAAGTATAACGAATAATCCCTACCTCAACGCCAGGCGCGCCTGGAATGTTCATACCGCAGGTCTTATGAAATCACTACAAGTTTGGCAATTGGTGGGATTAGGTAGCCTGTTAATCGCATTGGCGGCGGTTGGTGGACTTATCGTGATAGGTAGCCAATCCAAATTTATCCCTTTGGTGTTTCAACAAGATGCCAATGGCAATACCTTATCGGTTACCCGTGCTGATAAGGTTGGTGACGCAAGCATTGATGATTATCGTGCTGCAGCTGCCCATTTTATTGAAAACGTTCGCATGGTAAGCCTTGATACGGAACTGCAAAAGAAAGCAGTTTTTCAAGTGTATTCCTATTTAAATGCCAATGATGCGGCTTTAGCTAAGATTCAAGAGTTCTACAGTGACAAACAACAATCTAATCCCTTTGAAAGAGCTGCGTTTGAGATTGTGAGCATAGACATTCGCTCAGTACTTCAAGAGTCGGATGAGACTTGGCAAGTAGACTGGATTGAAACGGTGAGAAATCGTGATGGATCGCTTAAAGAAAAGCCTCGCATGATGAAAGCAATGGTTACGATGTATCAGGAGAATGAAATCAATGATGTCACCAGTGAGTCCATTTTAAAAAATCCCCACCTGATTTATGTACGAGATTTTAACTGGTCCTATGAATTAAAGCATGGAGAACAACAATGAAAAGAATAATGCAGCTATTTTGTTTATTAACACCGATCACAAGCTTTGCATTGGATAACACTATTCTAGCCGAGCATTATTTTTCGGATACTGTACCCAAGCTATCGAGTCAGGAAAAACAAGGTTTAGATATTGCAGAGCGTACACAACAAGGAGAAAAAACAAGTATACCCTT encodes:
- a CDS encoding very short patch repair endonuclease gives rise to the protein MDQFSKEIRSKIMSRIRSKNTAPEIFIRHILHNMGLRYRLHVKKLPGKPDIFFKKYNAVIFYNGCFWHGHYCKQSHIPKTNKKYWYDKISKNKLRDQENIQKLLDLNFRVLVIWGCTHRGKGKTAINDLAQQVYKWIKSNERYNELPFI
- a CDS encoding IS256 family transposase; this translates as MKDCNLKQSSTPAVAKGFEDPLTEVLRQGAKELIRKAVEAELSEMLSAYSDVRLLDGRPAVVRNGYLPARQLQTGIGEVEVQVPKVRDRSGSGIHFSSQLLPPYLRRTKSMEELIPWLYLKGLSTGDYTEALSALVGESARGLSANTVSRLKEKWLDEHKEWQRQDLSDKRYVYWWADGIYSKVRMDDKVCLLVIIGVTESGVKELVAVNDGYRESAASWSEVLTDLRQRGLPTAPKLAVGDGALGFWSALGAIYPETRQQRCWVHKTANVLNKLPKSMQPKVKAALHEIWMASTKEEAYKAFDNTVELYSAKYPKAMECLAKDKEELLAFYDFPAEHWIHIRTTNPIESAFATVRLRTNKSRNCGSRDTTLAMVFKLMEVAQKRWIKIRGFNLLTLVVNNVKFVNGVQVNEQSNRVAA
- a CDS encoding Z1 domain-containing protein, producing the protein MHFKEYIKLIESRSSAKIAQSIAETVDKLITEQVETFDFLNHKFGLLLGNVQSGKTGQMLGVIAAAADHDFELFIILTSDNVQLQKQTFTRTLDFLDTFCVCDESDDIRYLTNALRKPTVIVLKKNTRVLETWKNLISSSKFARGRPIFIVDDEADAASLNTKINQEDQSTINKRINEIVDLSNSSFYLQVTATPQSILLQSNNSTHKPDFIQYFQPGEGYLGGDFFYNLSEPYAERQIPYSIRFTEEDELAVLKEEENHIPEGMQNAISSFLIVAAHFEISGFRDSSNFLIHPSVSIADHETIADRIGETLNLLLYDLRNDHNFKSSLKNAWLDLYKTKPDITDFEKCYKYIHSILEQNKINIVTMNSRSNVTVDLNKGINIVIGGNTLGRGVTFPNLHTTYYCRKSKTPQADTFWQHCRAFGYDRDPGLVRVFIPPSLFKMFSELNQANNAMIEYIENHNSSDLQLIYPKNIKPTRANVIEKDSLNIIAGGVNHFPSYPTSNNLLMIDNLLTCFDEKEEFHKVDIALLKDIIKLLESEIGEDWPKDTYINCIDSLLEKDKVDPILIVRRNRDIGKNTGTLLSPTDRKIGDTFNSTLVLTVYRVNGTINKGWNGTPLWRVIVESGV
- a CDS encoding DNA cytosine methyltransferase, with protein sequence MKKNNNEIGKPRIISLFSGCGGLDLGFHQVGYQTLWANDIDLWAAKTFTHNFGDVMYQGDIEEIDPYNDKIIPDCDLILGGFPCQDFSMIWKRPGLNGERGNLYKSFLRFVDAKKPKAFVAENVKGLLSANKNKAIETIIKDFENISPGYLVKIQLYNFAEYGVPQFRERVLIVGIRKDTGFDFCHPEPTHGIGRIPYVTAGKALKDVEKVRDNNEIMNSKSKTIEMLKLIPEGGNFTDIPKNHPLYVKGMISHVYRRIHRSEPSKTIIAAGGGGTWGYHYPEPRPLTNRERARLQSFPDDFHFIGSIAEVRRQIGNAVPPVGVHAVAKALKPLFTQNYSRTDLFELGDYLTKLNIKDRLKYDQNLNAIQRVEVD
- a CDS encoding restriction endonuclease PLD domain-containing protein; translated protein: MELLASNFPPIKTTHKRFNDTFHQLIGEAKQLNIAVGYISESALVELMDIVTKNGGPYCNLVIGMHYFDNFTYSQFAAAKDIEKFLKENSLGSVKLLTSFPYHGKVYSFLNSNGVKKTIIGSSNLNNILKHQIIRQYELDLLVDDIKINDDLSQFINTLINISPELSSPDLEIKTFKKTNNLMEDMTGVIKIEEQNHLKKIQSNLDYGKSINIPLKTAEDKASKSNLNAYFGKGRENSSTRIIRRRPWYEVELIVPKKITDLDWYPKAGYPDSVSVIDVITDDGYQFCCKISGTNSKNLRSDGDLKILGKWIKGRLENAGVLNIGQLLTNKVLEEYGRNFISMTPTKDLRLWYLDFEPNRE